A region of the Kribbella sp. NBC_01245 genome:
ACGAGAAGGAATCCAAGCTGACCCACTACGAGGTCTGGCGTCAGGACGGCATCGCCGGCGAGACCGTCGTGAAGGTGAAGAACAACCTGAAGGCGGCCCGATGAACCGCCGCCGCGTCATCGATATCGCGCTCACCGGCGTCGTCCTGGTCGCGATCGTCGGCCTCTACCGGCTGACCCCGACCAAGGCCGATTTCCAGCAGCCGGTCCAGGTCAACGGCACGGCCGGCAAGGTCGTACAGACGCCCCGGTTCGAGATCACGGTCGAGGCCGTGCGCGTCGGCAAGAAGCTGAAGGTTCCGCGCACCAGGCCGGATCGGGAGACCTCCACCTCCTGGGTCGTCGTGGACGCGATCGTGACCGCGCGGCAGGACCCGATGCACCTCGGCTCGGTCTTCATCCGCAACACCGACGGCGTCCAGTACCGCGCCACCAATCGCAACGCCATCTCGCGGGTCGATCTGACCGGGTTCGAGTTCCAGCCGGGGATCCCGGTGCGCGGCTCGTTCGCGATCGAGATGCCGGCCGACCAGCTGGCCGGGGCGCGGCTCGAGGTGATCGAGAACGGCGTGTTCACCGCTTTGGAGCCGCAGGCAACGATCCCGCTGCCGGCCGCCGAAGGTGAACAACCCGTGGTCGAGCTCAAGGAGGCGACGGCGTGAGGTACGGCTGGCTGAAGAAGAACGCCGTCGCGCTGGCCTCCATGGTGCTGGTCATCCCGGCGACCGGCTGGTGGGTGACCCGATCCGACTACAAATCCTGGTACGACGCGGAGCCGCGTGACGCGGTCACCGTCGTGGCGGGCGGCACGTCGTACGCCGATGCCACCTGGTATGCGGCGAGCGTCGAGGTCGACCCGGCCCCGAAACGTGCGGGCGCGGACGAGCCGACTCCGGCCGGTACGACGCGAGTGCGGGTCTACCTGCGCCTCCAGGTGGACGATGTCGCGAAGCTCAAGAGCCTCGAGGGATGCCTGATCCACCTGCGCGCGCCCGACGGCCGGATCTGGGACGAGGACCGCCTCGCCGATGCGTACTCCGACCGGCCATCGGGCTGCGCCGGCGGGTCCGACGACCAGTTGCAGACGTGGCGACCGAAGGGTGCCGCCGAGTACTACCTCGAACCGCGTGCGGGCAAACCGTTCGAGACGTCCGCGGTGTTCGTCGTACCGAGTGAGGTCGCGAAGAGCGCCGAGCCGATCGTGACCTGGGCGACGAGACTTCCGCAGTACTTGGCATTCCCGAGGTAGCGCCGGTTGTGGGGATGGCCGGAAGACCATCCCCACGAACCCATGGCGGCTACGGATTCACTGTGACCAGCGTGCCGCCAACCTCGGTGGTGCCGTCGGAGTAGCTGACCCGGCCGAGGTACTTCACCGCCGGGGTGAGGCCGGTCCACGACACCGTGATGTCCGCCGTCCCGCCGACCGTGGCGGTCGCGGTGCTTGACGTCGCCGTCATGTTGCCTACGGCGGCGTCCGGCACGAGCCAGCGGAACAGGGTGTAGACCGCGTCCGCGCCGTCGGTGGCGAAGCCGTGCGCGTATAGGCGGTAGGTGCCCGCGCCGGGCTTGGCGACGTCGATGAGTTCGGCGCTAGTGGCGGTGAAGCTGGCCCCGACGAGGGTCAGCACACCACCGGCGCCGACCCGGTACAAGTACAGGTCGATGTCGTCGTTGCCGTCGGTGAACTCGTCGAACAGCTGCACCCGCAGCAGCGGCGTGCCGCTGGGCACCGCGAACTCGTGCACCTGGATGCCCTGGTTGGCGTCCGGCGCGCCCGCGTCGAAGTTGTCCGTCGGGTCGTCGACGACCGTCCTCGTTTCGGTCGTCGCTGCCACGAGACCCTGCGGCGCAACCTGGAAGCTGCCCGCGTAGCCAAGCTTGACGGAGTACTGGAGCGATCCGGCCGCCCCGGTACCCGCCACGGAGGCCGGCGCGGCGATGCTTACCGGACGAACGACCAGCGGGCTTCGCACACTGTGGCCGGCACCGTCCGACCAAGTCAGCGAACCGAAGCTGTACTCGTCGAAGACCGCAGTGGGGTTCGTCGTGAACGAGACCTGGTACGAGGCTGTGGCGCCGGCGCCGAGGGTCAGCGCGCTCGGAGTGACCACGACGTCAACCCCTGGCGGCGCGGCGACGGAGACCGTGTAGGTCCCGGCCGGGCCGACGTTGCGCACCGTGCGCGTCGCCGTCCGGACGCCCGCGAGCGAGCGGACCGTGATCGTCGGAGCGTTGAAGTCGGTCGGAGCGATGACCGGAGCCGGGGTGGTGCCGAAGCAGAGCGTGCACAGCCCCTGGCTCCGCAGGAATGCCCGGTAGTCGTCGAACCCGGCCGGATAGACGAGACCGGGATCCGCCGCGCTGTTGGGCACGATATGGCCCGCACCGAAGTCGAACGGGTCGGCCGGCGTACTGCCGTCCTCCTTCATGACGTCCTGCCGGGCGCTCGTCATGAGCGCCGACTGCATCATGTCGGGCGTCCAGTTGGGATGGAGGTCCCGCAGCAGGGCGCCGATGCCGGCGGTGTGCGGGCTGGACATCGACGTACCGGCGATCGCCTGGAACAGCTGGCCCGGCGAGCCGACGAACGCGGTCGGGCTGTTGCCGGCCAGGATCTGGACGCCGGGCGCGGTGACGTCCGGCTTCAGCAGGTCACCCGTGCTCCGCGCGCTGTCGACCAGCGGGCCGCGGGACGAGAACGCCGCCATGGTGTTGCCCCCGCCGAAGACCTTCGCGCCACCCGACAGCGCTGCCGTCGGAGCACTGGTCGCCGCGTACGCCTTGATCGCGAGGCCGTCCGAGTTGCGGATGTGGACGGCCGGCACATAGTGGTTGTCACTCAGCAGCGCGTCGCTCTCGGCCGCCGTGTAAAGGATCATCCCGACGCCACCGGCGTTCTTGACCCCCAGGCTCCGCGCGGCCCGGGAGAAGCTGCCCTTGCACAGCACGATCTTGCCCGTCACGGCCGCCGGCGAAAGGCCGGTCAGGCAGCCCTCGCTGCCAGCCGTGGCACCGTCGACCAGCGGCGTCGCCGCGAGCCCCGGCGTGACCGACGCACCTTGGTAGGCCGCGCCGTTGCCGAGCGTCGCCGTGCTGACGAACGAGCGGTTTTGGGTGCTCGCGCCGACCGTCGTCAGCCACGGACCACCGTGGTCGACCGTACTGGCACCAGGTCCCGAGTTGCCGGCCGAGGCGGCGACGAAAACGCCGGCCTGCCGGGCGAACAGGAAGGCGACGTCATCAGCGTCGAGGAAGTCCGGGTCGCTGTCGCCGATCGAGTAGTTGATCACGTCGACACCGTCGCCGACCGCCGCGTCGATCGCGCCGACGAGGTCGCTGACCGCGCAGCCGCCCGGCCAGCATGCCTTGTAGGCCGCGACCCGGGCGCGGGGCGCCATGCCGCTCACCGTGCCGAAGCTGCGTCCGAAGATCGACGCGTTGACGTTCGCGTTGCCGCCGGCGGTCGACGTGGTGTGCGTGCCGTGACCGTCGTGGTCACGCGCCGACATGTAGTCGTCCTTCAGCCCGCCGCCGAAGTGGCCGAAGCCCCTGTGGAAGTAGCGGGCGCCGATCAGCTTGTTGGTGCACTGCTGCTGGCTCCACAGCTGGCCGGACTGGCACGTCCCGTTCCAGCCGGCGGGTACGGGGCCGAAGCCGGCGGCGGCGAAGCTCGGGTGCTCCGGCCAGATGCCGGTGTCCACCACACCGATGATCACGCCTTCCCCAGCACTGGCCTGCCCGCCGAGCTGGCTCCAAAGACCGCCGCCGGCGTTCAGCCCGAGAAAGGTCGGCGTGTTGTCGGTCCTGACCTGCGACAGCGTGTCCCGCTGGATCGAGACGACGCCGGACGTCGTGCGCAGCTTCGCCAGCTGTGCCTTGGTGAGCCTCGCCGCGAAGCCGTTCAGTGAGTACTCGT
Encoded here:
- a CDS encoding S8 family serine peptidase; its protein translation is MKRLVAGWIVVLVSCLIAATMGAAGAQGEESPGAPAAGAGKAGASDVYLVLLGEAPAGAYEGGIAGFPATKPAAGKRFNKKDAKVQRYVNYLRSRHAQVANSVGAVREYDYEYSLNGFAARLTKAQLAKLRTTSGVVSIQRDTLSQVRTDNTPTFLGLNAGGGLWSQLGGQASAGEGVIIGVVDTGIWPEHPSFAAAGFGPVPAGWNGTCQSGQLWSQQQCTNKLIGARYFHRGFGHFGGGLKDDYMSARDHDGHGTHTTSTAGGNANVNASIFGRSFGTVSGMAPRARVAAYKACWPGGCAVSDLVGAIDAAVGDGVDVINYSIGDSDPDFLDADDVAFLFARQAGVFVAASAGNSGPGASTVDHGGPWLTTVGASTQNRSFVSTATLGNGAAYQGASVTPGLAATPLVDGATAGSEGCLTGLSPAAVTGKIVLCKGSFSRAARSLGVKNAGGVGMILYTAAESDALLSDNHYVPAVHIRNSDGLAIKAYAATSAPTAALSGGAKVFGGGNTMAAFSSRGPLVDSARSTGDLLKPDVTAPGVQILAGNSPTAFVGSPGQLFQAIAGTSMSSPHTAGIGALLRDLHPNWTPDMMQSALMTSARQDVMKEDGSTPADPFDFGAGHIVPNSAADPGLVYPAGFDDYRAFLRSQGLCTLCFGTTPAPVIAPTDFNAPTITVRSLAGVRTATRTVRNVGPAGTYTVSVAAPPGVDVVVTPSALTLGAGATASYQVSFTTNPTAVFDEYSFGSLTWSDGAGHSVRSPLVVRPVSIAAPASVAGTGAAGSLQYSVKLGYAGSFQVAPQGLVAATTETRTVVDDPTDNFDAGAPDANQGIQVHEFAVPSGTPLLRVQLFDEFTDGNDDIDLYLYRVGAGGVLTLVGASFTATSAELIDVAKPGAGTYRLYAHGFATDGADAVYTLFRWLVPDAAVGNMTATSSTATATVGGTADITVSWTGLTPAVKYLGRVSYSDGTTEVGGTLVTVNP